The DNA sequence TAGCCCGTTGAGGCTGCGCTGGCCGCGGTGTCCACTCGAACTTTCCCGCGCTGGTTTCAGTGTCAACGATCAGGGAAGTCACAGTTTGGGTGAAGTGTGACTTCGGGTACAGGCCGGACATGGAACGGCTGAGTGGTCTGGACGCGGGCATGTTGTACAGCGAGTCGACCACGGTGCCGTTGCACGTGTGCTCGGTCATGGAGCTCGACCCGTCGACGATGTCCGGTGGCTACTCGTTCGCCAAGTTCTGCGCCGAGGTGGAGAAGCGCGTCCCGGCGGTGCCGGAGTTCCGCTGCAAGCTCGCCGACAACGACTTCAACCTCGACCATCCGGTGTGGGTGGAGGACGAGGACTTCGAGCTGTCCCGGCACCTGAACCGTGTCGCGCTGCCCTCACCGGGGGGACGCCAGGAACTGTCCGAGGTGTGCGGCCACATCGCGTCGGTGCCGCTGGATCGCAGCAAGCCGCTGTGGGAGATGTGGGTGATCGAGGGCCTGGGCGGCTCGGCGGCCGAGGACGGCGGCGACGTGGTGCTGATGATCAAGGTGCATCACGCCGCGGTCGACGGGGTGTCGGCGGCCAATTTGCTCGACAAGCTGTGTGACATCGAGCGCAATGCCGCCACCCCGGAGCCGGTCGACGGCCCCGGCGCGGTCCCGGCGTGGGCGATCGCCGCGGACGGGCTGTGGCGCTTCGTCACGCTGCCCTGGCAGCTGACCAGGGCGGTTCCGGTCGCCGCGTCGATGGTCGCCAAGACGGTGGGACGCGTGGTGAGCGGCAAGTCGATGGCCGCCCCGTTCTCGGCGCCGACGACGCGCTTCAACGGCACGCTGACCGCGGAGCGCACCATCGCCACCGTCCAGCTCGACCTCGACGACGTCAAGAAGGCGAAGAACCAGTGCGACGCCAAGGTCAACGACGTCGTGATGGCGTTGTGCGCCGGGGCGCTGCGCGGCTATCTGGCCGACCACGGCGAACTCCCCGACAAGCCGTTGATCGCGATGGTCCCGTCGTCGGTGCAAGGCATGACCGACCGGCCGGGCCGCAACCAGCTCTCCGGCATGTTCTGCAACCTGCAGACCCACATCGAGGATCCGGTGCAGCGCCTGCACGCCATCGCCGAATCGAATCGGCACGCCAAGGAACACAGTGCCTCGCTGGGCCCGACGTTGCTGCTGGACCTGGCGCAGAGCATCTCGCGGGGGGCGTTCGGCGCGGTGATGGGCCTGATGTCCCGCTCGCCGCTGGGCAACACCGCGATCCACAACGTGATCGTCTCGAATGTGCCTGGCCCGCCGACGACGCTCTACAGTGGTGGGGCCGAGGTCAAGGGCCTGTATCCGCTGGGGCCGATCTTTCCCGGCTCGGGGCTGAACATCACCGTGGTGTCGGTGGCCGACAAGCTCAACGTCGGCATCATCTCCTGCCCGCAGCTCGCCGACGATCTGTGGGACCTGGCCGACCGGTTCAAGTCCGAGTTGAGCGACCTGCTCGCCCGCTGCTGATCTTTAGGCGCCGCGGGAATCGGGAAGCCTAGACCGCGGCCGAGGTCAGCGACGGAAGGATCGAGTGTGGGCTCCCCGAAGAGCGGTTCGCGGCTGGGCACCCGGTTCGGGCCCTACCAGTTGCAGTCGGTGATCGGGGTCGGCGGCATGGGCGAGGTGTACCGCGCCTACGACACCGCCCGGGAGCGCATGGTCGCGATCAAGTTGCTGCGCCCCGAGATGGCCGCTGACCACAGCTTCCAGCAGCGGTTCCGCCGGGAGTCGAAAGTGGCGGCCCGGCTGCAGGAGCCGCACGTCATCCCGGTGCACGACTTCGGCGAGATCGACGGCGTGCTCTACATCGACATGCGGCTTGTCGAGGGCGACAGCCTGGCGTCACTGCTGCGGCACGTCGGTGCGCTGGCGCCGGGGCGGGCGGTGTCGATCGTCCGCCAGGTCGCCGCGGCGCTCGACGACGCGCACGCCAACGGCCTGGTGCACCGCGACATCAAGCCGGGGAACGTGCTGCTGACCGCCGACGACTTCGCC is a window from the Mycolicibacterium poriferae genome containing:
- a CDS encoding WS/DGAT/MGAT family O-acyltransferase; amino-acid sequence: MERLSGLDAGMLYSESTTVPLHVCSVMELDPSTMSGGYSFAKFCAEVEKRVPAVPEFRCKLADNDFNLDHPVWVEDEDFELSRHLNRVALPSPGGRQELSEVCGHIASVPLDRSKPLWEMWVIEGLGGSAAEDGGDVVLMIKVHHAAVDGVSAANLLDKLCDIERNAATPEPVDGPGAVPAWAIAADGLWRFVTLPWQLTRAVPVAASMVAKTVGRVVSGKSMAAPFSAPTTRFNGTLTAERTIATVQLDLDDVKKAKNQCDAKVNDVVMALCAGALRGYLADHGELPDKPLIAMVPSSVQGMTDRPGRNQLSGMFCNLQTHIEDPVQRLHAIAESNRHAKEHSASLGPTLLLDLAQSISRGAFGAVMGLMSRSPLGNTAIHNVIVSNVPGPPTTLYSGGAEVKGLYPLGPIFPGSGLNITVVSVADKLNVGIISCPQLADDLWDLADRFKSELSDLLARC